The following is a genomic window from Actinomadura rubteroloni.
ACTTCTACGACACCGTCCAGATGGCGGACGGCACCGTCCACGGCGTGATCGGCGACGTCAGCGGCCACGGCGCGGACGAGGCGTCGCTCGGCGTCCGGCTGCGCATGGCGTGGCGGACGCTCGTCCTCGCCGGCCACACCGGCTCCCCGCTGCTGCGCACGCTCGACGCGGTGCTGTGCCACGAGCGGTGGAGCGAGGAGATCTTCACGACGCTGTGCATGTTCGCGCTCGCGCCCGACCGCCGCGCCGTCCGCGTCTGGCGGGCCGGGCACCCGCGTCCCGTCCTGTTCACGCCCGGCGGCGTCGCCCCGCTGCCCGACGAGCCGTGCGGGCCCGCGCTCGGCCTGCTGCCCGGCCTGAACTGGCCCGCCGGCGACGTCCACCTCGGCGACGACTGGGCGCTCATGCTCTACACCGACGGCCTCATCGAGGGCTACTCGGGCGAGGACGACGGCGAACGCCTCGACCTCGACGGGCTGCTCGTCCTCGCCCGCGCCGCGCACGCCCGCCGCGAACGCGGCCGGGCGCTGCTGGACGGCCTGATCGGCGAGGCCGAGCGGCGCAACGGCGACGTCCTGTCCGACGACCTGGCCCTGCTCCTGCTCACCCGGGGTGAACTGTCATGACCACCGACGCCTCCCAGGACCTCACCGAGGACATCACCGACGAGGAACTGGCCGAGCTGGAGGCCGTCCTCGGCCCGCCCGCGTTCATGGAGCCGATGCCCCGCGCGGAGCGGCGCGGCCTGGACCGCATCCGGCTGGGGCAGCTCTACCGCCTCGGGACGCTGC
Proteins encoded in this region:
- a CDS encoding PP2C family protein-serine/threonine phosphatase, which gives rise to MSAVTRNGAPGVATGTRLRLLLVEDDTADALLFEDLITESEPDVEIIVARTLAEALRSLTPALHCVIVDLSLPDASGLEVLRQVLKAAPDLAVLVLTGLADAHVGVAAVGAGAQDYLVKQDVDGPLLSRAIRYAIERKRADESERQLVEARILGRENARLERGLLPVPILDEPGIGHHARYRPGRDRALLGGDFYDTVQMADGTVHGVIGDVSGHGADEASLGVRLRMAWRTLVLAGHTGSPLLRTLDAVLCHERWSEEIFTTLCMFALAPDRRAVRVWRAGHPRPVLFTPGGVAPLPDEPCGPALGLLPGLNWPAGDVHLGDDWALMLYTDGLIEGYSGEDDGERLDLDGLLVLARAAHARRERGRALLDGLIGEAERRNGDVLSDDLALLLLTRGELS